In the Desulfosporosinus acidiphilus SJ4 genome, CAACGTTCAGCGTCAGATAATGCAACTCTTGCATATTAACATTTATTCTGTGCAAATAAACAAATTCCTGCATAAAAAATGTTTAATTACACATTTATTTTGTTTGTACATAGGGTTCCCTAAACACAACGAAAACTTGCAAACCATAGTTTGCAAGTTTTTTCGAACCGGCTGCGCTAACAAAACACAATTAGACCCGTAAATAGTCGTTCTTATCTTTTAACTGAACAAGTTTACTTTGTTAAGAAAATTTAAGAACGGCTTGTAACAGTGGTAAGTTGTTAACAAGCCGTCTTCTAAATAATTATGCTTTGTGAAAAACTCTGACGCTATACTTAACTATTTGTTATTAAACAGTTTATTCATTAACGTTCAACAATTACGGCGATTCCTTGGCCGCCTCCGATACAGAGTGTAGCCAAGCCCCTTTGAGAATTTCTGCGCTTCATTTCATGAAGCAAGGTAACTAAAATTCGCGTTCCCGAAGCTCCCACTGGATGGCCCAGGGCAATAGCTCCACCATTAACATTGGTTTTTTCCATATCAAGCTTTAATTCTTTAGCTACCTCTAACGTTTGAGACGCGAAGGCTTCATTTGCTTCAACAAGATCGATATCCTCAATCTTCAAGCCACATTTTTCTAGAGCTTTCCGAGTTGCAGGAATCGGTCCTGTGCCCATAATGCGCGGATCAACTCCAGCCGAAGCCCAGGATTTAATGGTAGCTAAGGGGGTTAAGCCCAACTCTAAAGCCTTTTCTTTAGACATTACTACGACCACTGCAGCACCGTCATTGATACCTGAGGCATTAGCTGCAGTCACGGTACCGTCTTTTTTGAAGGCTCCCTTTAATTTGGCCACATACTCATAAGAAGCACCAAAACGCGGGAATTCATCTTGGGAAAATACAATCGGATCTCCCTTGCGCTGCGGAATAGATACCGGAACAATCTCCTCGGTAAACTTGCCGGCTTTAATGGCAGCTTCCGCCCGGTTCTGGCTTGATACTGAATAACGGTCTTGTTCTTCACGAGAAATACCAAATTGCTCGGCAATATTCTCAGCTGTAATTCCCATGTGAATATTATCAAAAGCATCTGTAAGTCCGTCATTAACCATTAGATCTATGACATTTGCATTCCCCATTCTTAATCCCGTTCTAGCCTTTGGTAGACCATAGGGTGCGAGGGACATGCTCTCCATTCCGCCTGCAACGACTATATCAGCATCTCCGCTAATAATTGCTTGCGCAGCACAGACAATGGATTTTAAACCGGAACCGCAAACTTTATTTAACGTCCATGAAGGAACTTCTTGGGGAATTCCGGCTTTTATCGCCGCTTGGCGAGCAGGATTTTGTCCTAAACCGCCTTGCAATACGTTGCCTAAAATAACTTCGTCTACTTGATCAGGGGTAATTCCAGCTCTTTGGATTGCCTCTTTGATGACGACTGCCCCAAGTTCTACGGCAGGTATTTGTCCTATAGCCCCGCAGAAAGAACCTACTGGGGTACGTACAGCGCTAACGATAACAACGTCTTTCATTAAGTCATCTCCTACAGCAATATTTAAAGTATTGAAGGATTCTTATATTATCCTTTAAGGATATGGCTGCTAATAACGACACGTTGAATCTCATTGGTTCCTTCATAAATTTCCGTAATTTTGGCATCCCGCATCATACGCTCAGCTGGATATTCACGTGTATAACCATATCCTCCATGGAGTTGAACTCCCATGGTCGTCACAGCCATTGCCGTTTCAGAAGCAAACAATTTAGCCATTGCCGATGCCTTGGAAACCGGTACGTGTGCATCAGCCATTTTACAAGCTTTATAAACGAGCAAGCGAGCAGCTTCAATTTGAGTTGCCATATCGGCCAGTTTAAATTGAGTGTTCTGGAACTCTGAAATGGCTTTGCCGAATTGCACACGTTCTTTTGTGTACTTCATGCATTGCTCATAGGCTCCTTGAGCAATACCTAAAGCTTGGGATGCAATTCCAATCCGACCAAAATCAAGGGTCTGCATCGCAATTTTAAATCCTTGGCCTTCTTCACCCAAGAGATTTGCAGCAGGTACATGAACATCTTCAAACACTAACTCATAGGTTGCCGAGGAACGAATCCCCATCTTCTTCTCTTTTTTACCAAAGGAGAATCCAGGCATGCCTTTTTCAATAATAAAAGCGGCAATTCCGCGATTACCTTTGCTCTTATCCATTTGGGCTGTAACAACATACGTATCAGCATAATAGGCGTTGGTAATAAAGATTTTGCTGCCATTTAAGATATACTCATCGCCTTGACGAACTGCTGTAGTTCTCGTTCCGGAAGCATCGGAGCCAGCCATGGGTTCTGTTAAACCAAACGCTCCAAGTTTTTCACCTGTGGCTAAAGGAACTAGATATTTCTTCTTTTGCTCTTCCGTTCCAAATTTATAGATAGGGTTGGCACAAAGGCTGGAATGAGCAGAAATTGTAACACCCACTGAAGCATCAACCCGGGAAAGTTCTTCAACGGCAATAGCATAGGAAATATAATCTGCTCCTACACCGCCATACTCTTCAGGGAAAGTAATGCCGGCTAATCCAAGCTCACCGGCTTTTTTCCAGATCTCTACAGAAAACTCTTCAGTTTCATCCCGATGTTCCGCACCCGGTGCACATTCCTTTTCTGCAAAATCACGTACCATTTTTCTCATCATGATATGGTCTTCAGTTAAATCAAAATTCATGAAACTCAGCCTCCAATTATTTTTCTTCTAGTTTTATCGTCCTTCAAAGTTAGGTTTGCGTTTTTCTACAAAAGCAGTACAGCCTTCTGTTTGGTCTGATGTACTAAAGGTTAAGCCGAAAACTTCAGCTTCATAACCCTGAGCACTATCTAAGTCTAAATTAATTCCTCTTTGAATGGCGCTCTTGGTTAACTGGACAGCCACAGGAGCTCTTCCTGCAATTCTCTGAGCAAGTTTCAGAGCCTCCTCCATTAAAGAGTCTAAAGGATATACTTTATTGACAAGTCCAATGCGGTAAGCTTCCTGAGCATCAATGATATCACCGCTAAACAGCAATTCGCTGGCCAGTCCGGTACCTACTAAACGCGGCAAACGCTGAGTCCCCCCAAATCCGGCGGTAAGCCCTAGCGTCACTTCCGGTTGTCCGAATTTGGCATTCTCGGCGGCAATGCGAATATCACATGCCATTGCCAGTTCACATCCTCCGCCTAAGGCAAAACCATTAACGGCGGCGATCACAGGCTGAGGCAAAAGCTCCAGTTTTCGGAAGGTTGCCTGACCCAATTGAGCAAATCGGCGGCCTTCTAAAGGAGAAAAGTCTTTCATTTGAGAAATGTCTGCCCCGGCAATAAATGCTTTTTCACCGCTGCCTGTAATAACGAGTGCTTTGACACTGGAATCTCTCCCCAGTTCATCAAGGGCGGTGGACAGTTCCGACAATGTGTCACTGTTTAAAGCATTTAAGGCTTTCGGCCGATTGATTGTTAGGACAGCAATATTTCCTTGTTGTTGAAGCAAAAGATTGGTGTACTCCACGCTTTGACCTCCTCATTTTACAAATCTCATAAATATCCTCACTCTTTAATGGAGCAGATATTACAGCAAAGACTTGTATTAGCCATGATAACGACCTTCTGTATTATGACTCATATTGATAGAAGCCTCGGCCCGTCTTCCTTCCTAACCAACCTGCTTTGACATATTTGCGAAGTAATGGGCAAGGACGATATTTATCGCCTAATCCTTCGTGGAGAACCTCCATAATTGACAGGACTGTATCCAAGCCGATCAAATCAGCTAAAGCCAACGGACCCATAGGGTGGTTCATCCCCAGTTTCATGACGTTATCAATAGCTTCAACCGTTGCGATGCCTTCAGAAAGTGTATAAATGGCCTCGTTGAGCATGGGGATTAAAATCCTATTGGCAACAAAACCTGGAGCATCATTAACCTCTACTGGTGTTTTACCCATCTTTATACTAAGGTCTTCGATGGTGGAATAAACGTCATTGCTGGTAGCTAAGCCACGAATAACCTCGACAAGTTTCATTACTGGAACAGGGTTCATAAAGTGCATCCCTATTACTCGGTCAGGACGTTTCGTGCAAGCAGCAATTTCAGTAATCGGGAGTGATGAAGTGTTCGTTGCAAGAATCGTATGTTCAGGGCAAATCACGTCAAGCTGAGAAAAGATCTGTACCTTTATGGCCATATTTTCCACTGCCGCTTCAATGACCAAATCTACGGAAGCTGCATCTTGCAAGGAAGTAGATTTAGTGATTCGGGACAAAATACTATCTTTTTCCTCTGCCGGCAGCTTTCCTTTTTCTACCGAACGATTCAGATTCTTCTCAATGATCCCAAAGCCACGATTCACGAATTCTTCTTTAATGTCATTTAGGACAACGGAATAACCTGCTTGAGCTGCGACTTGGGCGATCCCGCCACCCATTTGTCCTGCCCCGATAACCATGATTGTTTTCACACATGCTCCTCCTTTTTCTATTATAATTTTTAGTACCCGCAGAAATGGGTGATTCCGAATCATACGAATCTTAATGCAATTTCCATGCCATTTATTATTCAATAGATTCAGAATCTTAAATCCGGCTCTGACAAGCCTTCCAGTGACTGATCTATGAATATTAAATAAGAAAAGAAACGGAAACTGTAAACGTTTATTGACACTAATTTAATGCGAACAAGGCATTTGCGATTTATTTCCAGCGAAAATCAAAATGTCTATAAATTGAGACATGTTCACGAACGTTTACATGTCTGTTTTAAATATTCTGACCATTAAAGAGAACTGCCTTTAAAAGAACAAGGAAATCTACAGCTCTACAAGAGTATATCCTTAATGAAGATCATGTTTTATTAATTTCTTATATAAGCCCGCACGCGATAGACCTAAACTTTTTGCCGCTTGCACTTTATTGCCGTTGGTTGCATCCAAAGCATAAATTAATGCTTCTTTTTCCACGGTATCAAGAATACTCTCCAAAGTTCCTGAAAGATGGCGAGTTTCCGTACCCGCTAAAATTTGCAAATAACTCGGCAAATGCTTTAACTGAATTTCCGAACCATCAAGCATATTAAAGGCTCTCTCAATAATGTTCTCAAGTTCACGGACATTCCCAGGCCAACGATAATTTAGAAATACTTTTCTTGTTTCCTCCGAAACTCCTGTGACCGATTGAGCAAATTGAAGATTAAACTTCTTTATAAAGGTATCAATGAGAGCATCTATATCTTCTATTCTGTCTCTTAAAGGCGGAATTGTTAAGGTGACAACGTTTAAACGATAATACAAGTCCTCACGAAACTGTTTTTCACGAATCATCGTTTCGAGATCACGGTTTGTAGCAGCCACTAGCCGAACCTGTATTTTTCGTGGTTTACTGCTGCCAAGACGTTCAATTTCTCGTTCTTGCAGTACACGAAGCAATTTAACTTGCATCGCCATTTCCATATCCCCGATTTCATCAAGGAACAAGGTTCCACCGTCAGCGAGTTCAAACTTGCCGATCTTACCTCCTTTTCGGGCCCCGGTAAAAGCTCCCTCTTCATAACCAAACAATTCAGATTCCAGCAGATTTCCCGGAACCGCGGCACAATTTACTTTTATGAAGGGACCTTCTTTGTTTAAGCTCTCCATATGAAGCAATTGGGCAAATAATTCTTTTCCTGTCCCGCTTTCTCCTCTTAAAAGAACCGTAGATTCTGATTTCGCAACTCGAAGAGCAATTTGCACCAAAGAAACCATGCGAGGATTTTTCCCTTTTAAAAGCTCTATGGCAGAAAAATTTTTCTTCAGAATGGTTTTTTTATAATAATCAAGTTCTGAGCGTAGCGAATTAACTTTTTTCGTCAAAGCATATAGTTCATTGACATCTTTAAAGACAACCTTACCTAACGCCCCAACTATTTTTCCTTCTTGAGTAATAGGAATTCTGCTGGCGATGATTTCATGACCATTTAAATCATGAATATAGCCATGAACAGGTTGTCCCGTAACCAGTACATCCGTAAATTTTGGATTTTCATAAATTTCCTGGATGTGTTTTCCGATCATTTCCTCAGGAGATTTGTTAAAGAAATTAGCGAAAGCTTGATTCGTCATGGTTACAATTCCCTTTTCGTTCGTGACAATTAAACCATCGTAAGCAGTATTAAGAACAACCTCCAGAGTTCGTTGAAGTTGCTTCGTTTTTTCATGTTCGATTACTAAGTTATCAATTACGTTTTGGAGATCTGTAATATCCTGAAATACTGCCACGGCTCCCACGAGCTCACCATGAATATGAATAGGCGTGCGATTACTTAATAGAACCTTATTATTCATGGTCAACTGCTGGCCTAACTCAGGAATTCCTTTTTCGAATACTCTTAATAACCCGGTTCCGGGAAAATAGGTGGTAATTGATTGCCCAACAAGGTCGCGATCCGGAGTTTGCAGAATATTATAGACAGCCCTATTAGCGTAGATTATTTGGCCTTCTAAGTTGACGGCAATCACTGCATTATTCGTGTTATCGAGTATTTTATCTATAGGAATTGTTCCAGACTGCTGCTCCAGCATCGTTGAGAGCCCCCCTGAAATTTCTGTCTAGTCAATCATATTCGACAGAAATCAAACGAATCCTTCTACTGAAGCGCTTAGTGTTTTCTTCCCTAACAGTCCTATTTACAACGCTAAAAGGGTCTAATACCGATCAGTTTTTAACCCAAGTCATTCTTGCGGCCTCTAGCGCGGGCGACTGCCTAGAATGCCGCTAAGCGGCATGGAAGTCTGATAATGTAAAAAATTGAGGAGTGTGCTTACTTATTTCACACTCCTCAATCTCTTTAACCATTTGGTATTGTTTTCTGGATATTTCGTTCTTTGTGAGTATCATATTCAGTGTAATGGGGATCAGATTTGGTAACGGGAGATTTCGGTCGAGATACTTTCTTTCGAGCGCCCATATCCATCCTCCCTTTCGATCATTTTTACACTCTATATCTTTTCCAAGATAAAAAGTCTTATGCTTTTAATCGTTGTTGTTTAAAGAACGAAATTTTGGAGAAACACATCTATGAAAAGAAAATCCCATAAATCCGTTTTAAATTTTGACTCTTTTTACGCTATAATAAAGAGAAAAGCTAATCGACTGATTGCTACGGGGAGGTATGACGTGTTTAAAGAGCAAAAAATTAAAGAGTTATTGACGATAAAACCTTTCACAACAATGTCTGATGAATTTATTGATTTTTGTATAACCCATGGCCGAACGCGTCATTATGCACCAAAACAATACCTTTACTTTGCCGGAGATGAAGGAAATACTGTCTACTTTCTATTATCCGGAAGAATCAGATTATATCTAATGGGAGAGTTAACTGAAAAGATCATCCGAGTCTTAAGCCCCCCGGTATTCTTTCCTGAAGTAATTCTGGATGGAAGGCCATACCCTCATGCAGCACTTTGTATCGAAGAAACAGAAGTTCTTGCTCTTAATCGCGAGACTTTAATACATTTTATCCAAAGCAACCCTTCTATTCTTTGGGGGTTCTACAAAATGTTAGCCTTGGATTTGCGACGCTCTTATCGTCAAATCCGAAATCTCTCCATTGGTGACGCCCGGTTGCGCCTAGGGGCAAAATTGTATGCCCTAGCTCATGTTCATGGACAATCAACGTCTAAAGGAGTATTGATTACAATTCCTTTATCTGCCACGGAACTTGCCGGGATGTGTAGTCTGGCCCGAGAATCAGTAAGCCGTATCTTAAGCGAATTAAAGGAATCTCATTTAATCGAAATTGATAAAAAAAGTATTACCGTTTCTGATCCTCAAAAATTGAGTCTTTGGATCCACGACCGCTCTGTACGTTCTCGCTCTGCTCTTGAGTAAGATGAATAGAATCCAAAAAATGCGTTAAGCGTTCCTCCGGTTCCCCTTGATCTATATACCGTTGGAGTGTTTCAATGACCCAAGACACTACTTCATCATCTGTTTTGAGTTGACCGGCCAGTCTGGCAAATTGCGGATGGCGGCCTACTCTTCCACCATATCGTACTATCCACCCCTTTTCGGATCCGGACAACGTACCTGTTGGGCAAACTCTTAGACAATCTCCGCAGGATATACATTTGTCTTGATTTATAATAATCTCCTGTGATTCTCTTGTTATTGCTTTCTCAAGGCAAGCGCCAATACAGACATCACACTCTGCGCAGGGTATTTCAGTAATTTTTGGAACAACATATCCAGATATACCGAAATCCTTGATATTGGGTTGCGAACATCCATTAGGGCACCCTGCCACACTGATTTTTGGTAAATGATGATAATGAACGGGTGTAAATTTTTGAGCAAGAGTTTGTAAAAGGTTTAATTCATCGAGTTTCTTAAGCATTTTTTCATAGAGGTTTTGCCAATTACAAGCAGCTTTAGGACAATTTGGCCGGCAATGTTCAAGTTGAAATCCATTCTGTTGCATCTTATCTTCCTCCGGGAAACGATTATTTAAAAATTTTTCGCTACTCGTTAGTATAGATTAGCTTAACAAAAAAATTTCTTCAGTGATGTGTTTTAAATCACATTTACTGCCATGATATTAGATTTTACTTGTCAACTTTGACAGTCAAGATCTTCTCTAACCATAGTGTGGAGAATAAAAAAACAGATGAAGTCCAACTTCATCTGTTTTTCTGTTCGTATCTGTTCTCTCCTGTTCTCCTTAGATATCGTTATTTATCCCCATCAAGACTTCCATTTCTAACTTCTAGTACGTGGAGATTACTCCATTGTTTTCTTAATCGTTCAAATTCACTCTCTTACCCGAACATAGATATACAATTTCTTCAGAAATATTTGTGCAATAATCTCCGAATCGCTCTAAGAACCTGCAGGCAAAAAGCAAATAATTTGCTTGATGAACCTGTTCTGGTTTTGACATCATAATGCCTTTTAAATCTTCAAAGGCTTGAGAATATATTTTATCAACCTCATCATCCATTATAGCCATAGAAGCCGCGGCATCGCAGTCTTCTTGAACATAAGCTTTAAGTCCAAGATCAAGCATTTCTTTTACCTTAGCGCTCATTTGCTGAATATTCATTAAAGGCATAATCAAGGATTCTTGGCCTATCCTGTTGGTTAACTTTGCCAGATCGACTGATAGGTCACCCATTCTTTCAAGATAAATGGCAATTTTTAACCCGGCGACTACTTTACGTAAATCACGGGCATAGGGTTGCTGGGTTGCAATCAAACGAATACAATGTTCTTCAATTTTCGCTTGAAGGTCGTTGACCACAGAATCATCGGAGATAACCTTATTTGCTAATGTAAGATCCTGATCAAGCAGAGATTTCACGGCAGAACTAATTCGGTTATCAACCATTTTCCCCAGATCGAGAATATTCAAACGAAGGTCTTCCAAATCGCGATCAAATTTTTGACGCATTGGCATCTTTTCGCCCTCCTCTCCTTCATTATTTACTCAAGTTTATCATCACTATTACCAATAGAAAAATCTCTCTTTTTAATTGCAAAGACATTTCCTTTCCAATTTTTCTTCATGTCCTGCGACTGCCTAATGCTTTGAGGATCAGACGCTGCCGGGATTTGCATAAAAAAACCACGAAAACGTGGTTTAGCTGCAATTAATCCATCGACCCATTACACATCGGCCGTGACTAATCCAGGGACTCTTCTTTCTTCTGAAGCAACAACTTAGAACAATATTCAATCATTTCACGACGCCTTACAATTCCAATAAAAGTCTGCTGGTCATCCACAACTGGTACGAAATTTTGCACAACAGCTCGGGAAATTAAATCCTCAATTTGTGCATCAATCGTAACCGGTAAATTCTGAACATGCTGTTCCACATCGCATAAATGTATATCTTCCGTGTTATGAAATGTTAATCCAGGAGTATTCTTTAGCTTCCAAAGCAAATCCCCTTCAGTTATTGTCCCTACATATTTCCCATCATTATTGATAAGAGGTACTGCCGAATAGCTGTGATACTCCATCCTCTCCAAGGCTTGGCGCATGGTTGCATTTTCTTTAAGATAAACAATATCCTTCTTTGGAATAAGAAAAAAAGCTACATTCATACTCTAACGCTCCGTAATATAAATCATAAAAATAATTATCCTGAAAGCTCTTCATTATCTACTTATATTATAGATAAACCCTAGAAAAAAGAAAAGATTACTCCGTCAGCTAATACATTATACTTGATATGTTTCTAAATACCAAGTTAAAAATGTTTGCTAAAACGATTTAATAAATTCACTAAGCTTTCCGGCGTAAACTGCAGAATGGCAGGCTTACCAGCAGGAGCTTCCTGCAAGGGCTTAGCCCCTGTTGTCTGGGGAGGTACCACCGCTCTGACAAAAATTGTTGCTAATAATTCTAAGATAAACATCGGTAAGGCTCCGCGCAAGCCGGGAAACGTAATGATCGGTACAATAAGGAAGACCGTAGGTCCAAATGGATTGCCTACAAAATCTCCCCAAACAGTTAAGGCCACAACAACAGGAGCTTCAGGAGATTCCAAAGTTCCGGAGGTGACATCAGGTCGATAACCTGGGGGTTGAACAGCCGTGGGTTGAACAGCGGAACTTGGAATAGAACTGCGAGACACTGAATTTAAAAATTCTTGTAAATCTCCCATAGACATACTCACAGATTGTTCCGGAGCTAAAACCGTTCCAGATTTAGTAGTACTTAATTCTAATCCAAAAAACCGGTTTATTAGAAAAAGAAAAATTTGAGCAGAAATCAAAATACCTAAGGATGCAAATACTTTCCCAGTTAATAATGGCTGCAGAAAAAACAGAGTTGAACTTCCGGGCGTTGAGCTTATTGGAGCAAAGAAAGAAATTCCAAAATTTAAAGGTTCCTTCGGAATATTGTCTCCAGTGGCCACGGGTTCACATGAATTATACATATTTAAGGGGGCACTTGATGACGCAGCTATTGGACTATTGTTCATGCTCTAACTCCTCTCCTAATTTAGGTTATGGAGCTTTTTTAAAAATGTAACTGCTGCGTGAGGATCCTCTCGGTTTAAGTTAATTATATTTGGAATGCCAATATAACTTAATTATGGCAGTAGCCTCTGACTAATAGTGATATAAGTATTTATAATGTTCAACGAAATCACAGGTACAGCATTTCACATAATAAGTACTTCTAAAACAAGACACATCATTCTAAAATTTAAAAATCACAGTTGATTTGCATCCATAATCCGTCATGAATGACATAAAATATTACAATTCGACAATTAGCATCCATATATTAAATTAATATTAAGCGTGTTGACATAATACGACCCCAATGTTAGTCTTTGACTATAAAGAAAACGCAGGTGTATTATTAGTAATTTTTTAAATGAACTTACCGTAATAATCATCAAACGTTTTAAAGCAACCCTTACTCTTTAAGTGTAAAAATTCACAAAAAAAGTGAATTATTTCACTTGTTTAACTTTTCAAAATTTTATAATTTAGAAGGGGTTGGTATTTACTGGAGCATGAAGGTGGTAGTTCTGGGATCCTAATCCTAGGGTTGTATGAGTTTTAGTAGGTTTAATTTTCAATCTTTAAAAAGTAAAGAGTTTATTTAAATGGAGGGAGTTAAATGCGTTTAAGTTGGCTAATAGTTTTCCTGATCATGGCTGTCGTTGCAATTGGGTTATTTAGTTCTGCCTTAAAGAAAAAGATTGGTATTCTGGCTTTAGGGGCTAAAGTAGAAGATGAAAGATTTGAAAACCCTCAAAAACGCTTTATGAATTTTGTATCCTTAGTCTTAGGACAAAAGAAAATAATCAACGAGCCTTATGGAATTATTCATTTTTTCATTTTCTGGGGATTTATTTTTATCTGTTTGGGAGAATTACCATTAATATTTGAAGGAATTTTTCCTGCCTATTCCTTTCCCTTTTTAGGTACAAACCCTTATTTTTATATGATCAAGGATATCTTGACCCTATTTGTTACCATTGGCTTAATTATTAGTTCTATCAGAAGGTGGGTCTTCAAACCAGCTCAATTATATCGTTCTAAAGAAGCAGCAATTATTGTCTTACTAGTTATCGGAGTCATAGTAACCGAATGGATTTCCAGCGGCGCTAAGGTCGCTCTTGAACCAACAAAAAGCGCATATGCTCTTGCAATGATGTACCATACCTTTGCCAATCTATTTATGGGACTAAGCCCAGATACATTAGTCGGAATCCAAACATCATTCTGGTGGATTCATATGGTTGTTGTCTTTAGTTTTCTCGTGTATATTCCGAATTCCAAGCATATGCACCTTTTAGCCGTTCATCCTAACACATATCTTTCATCCTTAAAACCTCTAGGTGCCCAAATTGAGAAGATTGATCTCGAAGACGAAGAACTCACTGAGTTAGGTGTTAACAGAATTGAAAGCTTTACTTGGAAACAACTATTAGACAGTTTTGCCTGCGGAGAATGTGGACGTTGTATGTCCAACTGCCCTGCCAATATTTCAGGTAAACCTTTAAACCCCAAACATTTACTCAGTCACCAACTAAAAGACCATCTCCTGGAAAAAGGTGCAGTTATGAAGGCCAAAGGCTTAACATCCACCGGTGACGAGAATGCCGAAGTGTTGGCTGAAATTGCAGAAAACGATCCGCAAGCAGCTGAAATTCTGCAAAAATCATTGATTGGGGATATTGTTACAGAAGAAGAAATTTGGGCTTGTACTACTTGCATGTCCTGTCAAGTCCAATGTCCGGTAGCAAACGAACATGTTAACAAGATCATTAATATGCGTCAATCCCTGGTTATGATGGATAGTAACTTCCCTCAAGAATTACAAACATCCTTCCGTAATGTTGAAAATAATGCCAACCCCTGGGGTGTCGGGTATACAGAGCGTGCAAATTGGGCTGCTGACCTAGATATCCCCTTAATCAGTGAAACAGAAAATGTTGAATACCTTTTCTGGGTCGGATGTGCAGGTTCTTTTGACAGCCGAGCTCAAAAAGTAACTGTAGCTATTGCCAAGATTCTTAAAGCTGCCGGAGTAAATTTTGCTATCTTGGGAACTGAAGAAAAATGCTGCGGAGACTTTGTACGCCGTTCAGGTAATGAATATTTATTCCAAACCGCTGCTGCTGAAAATGTAGAAATCTTAAATAACTATAACGTTAAGAAAATCATTACAGCTTGTCCTCACTGCTTAAATACGTTAAAGAATGAGTACCCTGAATTTGGCGGTAACTATGAAGTCATTCACCACACTCAATTCCT is a window encoding:
- a CDS encoding acyl-CoA dehydrogenase; translated protein: MNFDLTEDHIMMRKMVRDFAEKECAPGAEHRDETEEFSVEIWKKAGELGLAGITFPEEYGGVGADYISYAIAVEELSRVDASVGVTISAHSSLCANPIYKFGTEEQKKKYLVPLATGEKLGAFGLTEPMAGSDASGTRTTAVRQGDEYILNGSKIFITNAYYADTYVVTAQMDKSKGNRGIAAFIIEKGMPGFSFGKKEKKMGIRSSATYELVFEDVHVPAANLLGEEGQGFKIAMQTLDFGRIGIASQALGIAQGAYEQCMKYTKERVQFGKAISEFQNTQFKLADMATQIEAARLLVYKACKMADAHVPVSKASAMAKLFASETAMAVTTMGVQLHGGYGYTREYPAERMMRDAKITEIYEGTNEIQRVVISSHILKG
- a CDS encoding short-chain-enoyl-CoA hydratase, whose protein sequence is MEYTNLLLQQQGNIAVLTINRPKALNALNSDTLSELSTALDELGRDSSVKALVITGSGEKAFIAGADISQMKDFSPLEGRRFAQLGQATFRKLELLPQPVIAAVNGFALGGGCELAMACDIRIAAENAKFGQPEVTLGLTAGFGGTQRLPRLVGTGLASELLFSGDIIDAQEAYRIGLVNKVYPLDSLMEEALKLAQRIAGRAPVAVQLTKSAIQRGINLDLDSAQGYEAEVFGLTFSTSDQTEGCTAFVEKRKPNFEGR
- a CDS encoding Crp/Fnr family transcriptional regulator, which codes for MSDEFIDFCITHGRTRHYAPKQYLYFAGDEGNTVYFLLSGRIRLYLMGELTEKIIRVLSPPVFFPEVILDGRPYPHAALCIEETEVLALNRETLIHFIQSNPSILWGFYKMLALDLRRSYRQIRNLSIGDARLRLGAKLYALAHVHGQSTSKGVLITIPLSATELAGMCSLARESVSRILSELKESHLIEIDKKSITVSDPQKLSLWIHDRSVRSRSALE
- a CDS encoding 4Fe-4S dicluster domain-containing protein yields the protein MQQNGFQLEHCRPNCPKAACNWQNLYEKMLKKLDELNLLQTLAQKFTPVHYHHLPKISVAGCPNGCSQPNIKDFGISGYVVPKITEIPCAECDVCIGACLEKAITRESQEIIINQDKCISCGDCLRVCPTGTLSGSEKGWIVRYGGRVGRHPQFARLAGQLKTDDEVVSWVIETLQRYIDQGEPEERLTHFLDSIHLTQEQSENVQSGRGSKDSIFEDQKR
- a CDS encoding 3-hydroxybutyryl-CoA dehydrogenase, which codes for MKTIMVIGAGQMGGGIAQVAAQAGYSVVLNDIKEEFVNRGFGIIEKNLNRSVEKGKLPAEEKDSILSRITKSTSLQDAASVDLVIEAAVENMAIKVQIFSQLDVICPEHTILATNTSSLPITEIAACTKRPDRVIGMHFMNPVPVMKLVEVIRGLATSNDVYSTIEDLSIKMGKTPVEVNDAPGFVANRILIPMLNEAIYTLSEGIATVEAIDNVMKLGMNHPMGPLALADLIGLDTVLSIMEVLHEGLGDKYRPCPLLRKYVKAGWLGRKTGRGFYQYES
- a CDS encoding acetyl-CoA C-acetyltransferase yields the protein MKDVVIVSAVRTPVGSFCGAIGQIPAVELGAVVIKEAIQRAGITPDQVDEVILGNVLQGGLGQNPARQAAIKAGIPQEVPSWTLNKVCGSGLKSIVCAAQAIISGDADIVVAGGMESMSLAPYGLPKARTGLRMGNANVIDLMVNDGLTDAFDNIHMGITAENIAEQFGISREEQDRYSVSSQNRAEAAIKAGKFTEEIVPVSIPQRKGDPIVFSQDEFPRFGASYEYVAKLKGAFKKDGTVTAANASGINDGAAVVVVMSKEKALELGLTPLATIKSWASAGVDPRIMGTGPIPATRKALEKCGLKIEDIDLVEANEAFASQTLEVAKELKLDMEKTNVNGGAIALGHPVGASGTRILVTLLHEMKRRNSQRGLATLCIGGGQGIAVIVER
- a CDS encoding sigma-54 interaction domain-containing protein; the encoded protein is MLEQQSGTIPIDKILDNTNNAVIAVNLEGQIIYANRAVYNILQTPDRDLVGQSITTYFPGTGLLRVFEKGIPELGQQLTMNNKVLLSNRTPIHIHGELVGAVAVFQDITDLQNVIDNLVIEHEKTKQLQRTLEVVLNTAYDGLIVTNEKGIVTMTNQAFANFFNKSPEEMIGKHIQEIYENPKFTDVLVTGQPVHGYIHDLNGHEIIASRIPITQEGKIVGALGKVVFKDVNELYALTKKVNSLRSELDYYKKTILKKNFSAIELLKGKNPRMVSLVQIALRVAKSESTVLLRGESGTGKELFAQLLHMESLNKEGPFIKVNCAAVPGNLLESELFGYEEGAFTGARKGGKIGKFELADGGTLFLDEIGDMEMAMQVKLLRVLQEREIERLGSSKPRKIQVRLVAATNRDLETMIREKQFREDLYYRLNVVTLTIPPLRDRIEDIDALIDTFIKKFNLQFAQSVTGVSEETRKVFLNYRWPGNVRELENIIERAFNMLDGSEIQLKHLPSYLQILAGTETRHLSGTLESILDTVEKEALIYALDATNGNKVQAAKSLGLSRAGLYKKLIKHDLH